TCTACGCCGTGATGATACGCCGCGCCGCCGACCCAAACGACTCCAAGCGCGGCCCGGTTAACGCGATAACGCCGAGCGTGACGGTTCCCTCCCACCACGGGCCGGACGTCCAGACCGTAATCCCAATAAACATCGAGACGAGCGCCTTCATAGTGCCGACCACACTGATGCACGTCCACAGCATAATGGTCGAGCTGAAGAAGCCGATAACCGAGAAGGACGTCATAGACATCTTTGAGAACACGACGAGGGTTCTGCTCTTCGAGAAGGAGAGGGGCTTCGACAGCACCGCCCAGCTCATAGAGTTCGCCCGCGACCTGCACCGCGAGTGGAACAACCTCTACGAGATAGCGGTGTGGAAGGAGAGCATATCTGTCAGGGGCAACAGGCTCTTTTACATCCAGGCGGTGCACCAGGAGAGCGACGTCGTTCCCGAGAACATCGACGCGATAAGGGCCATGTTCGAAATGGCGGAGAAGTGGAAGAGCATAAAGAAGACGAACCGCTCGCTTGACATTCTGAAGTAAGGCCACAAGCATTTTGTTTTTCTCAACTTTCTCCTGTTGACACTGGAGAATGCCGGCAGTTAATGACTCAAAAAGTGGAAATCAAATGACTGAAACGACCGAATACACCAGCACGAGGAGGAACACCGTCCCAACGAGATATGCAACGCCGTGCGGAACCCTTACACACTTCGGCGGATGGACGTTTCTAGTCCGGAGGTACATGGCCACCGGGAGGATTCCGGCGTAGAGCAGTCCCCCGAACGTCCCTGCAAGCCAGAGGGCACTGACGAAGCTCTTTAACCCGGCGAGGTACACCGCAAGCGGTGGCAGGACGGTGAGGAGCCAGGCGGCCCTTTTGTCGAGGTTAAAAGCCTCCCTGAGGTTGTCCATCTGGGCGAAGCCTATCCCTATATAGCTAGTGCTTATCGCAGCCAGGGGGAGAACAAGCCCGAGAACCTTTCCAAGGCCTCCGTAGTAGCCTTCCAGCGCGGAAGTGGCCAGCTGGGGAGTGCCTTTCCCAAGCGAACCAACGAAAGCGAGCACAAAGAGGGCGTAGAACCCCATAGGCACGAGATAACCTATCAGGACTGCCTTCTTGGTCTTCTCCACGCTCCCAAGCCCCTTGTACATCTCGGGAACGACCATGTGGCTGACGTAGGCGAATATTGCCACCCCCACGCCGGAGACCAGTGCACCGGTGTTCGCGGGGATCATGTTGGCGGGCCTGACTTTCGGGAGCATCAGGGCGACTGCCACCGCCAATGCCCCCAGAAGGAGGAAGTTGAGCACCAGCTCGGCCTCCCCGGAGGCCTTCAGCCCCATGAGGACAACGGCACTCATTACGAGCCAGAATGCCACCGATGCCGCCGTCCCATCCACGCCGGTGAGGGACGACAGTATGTCCCCGCTCCCCGCTATGTACGCTATAAGTGCCCCGTAGCTGAGAACGGATATGCTTGCCAGCATCAGCCAGCCGCCCACTTTTCCGAGGGTTGCCCTAGCGAGGGAGGTCATCGTGCCGCCCCGGTGAACGGCAAGCTCAAGCACAAAGAGTGCGGTCAGCAGCGTGAGGAATCCGACGGCTGTTATGACGACGATCCCCGCAAAACCAGCCTCCCTAAATGCATAGGGCAGTCCGAGGACGCCGGCTCCTATCTGGGTACCTATCAGTATCGCACTTGCTTCCGCGAGGGTGAGCTTCTTCACTACCACCACCGATGCTTGAAGAAAAGTTCATCAATTTAAGCTTTGCCTGAAAAAAGCCGTTCTTCTGTGGAACAAAGGAAAGAACCTGGAACTGCCCTGGACATCAGAGTCCAAGTTTTTTCAGGACTTCCTCCGCGCTCAGGCCTTTTATCAGCAGGTCCTTTTCCCTGCTTGTTTCTCCTCTGACTATGCTGACATCTGCCCCAAGGAGCTTTGAGAAGAACTTGATAACTTCTTTGTTCGCCTTGCCCTCAACGGGCGGCGCAGCTATTCTAACCTTCAGCCTTCCGCGCCATTCATCAACTCCTTCAATCACGTTCTTCTTCGCCTTCGGCTGGACGTGGATGAGGAGCAACACTCCGTCCTTGGTCTCCTTGACGAACTTTCCCATCTCAATCCCTCCAGTCGTACTCCCACACGATCTCCGGCGGGAACTCCTTCCGCTTAAGCTTTTCGAGTATCCCGTTTGCCACGGAATACGCGAAATCGAAGGTTTCCTTATCGATCAGCCCGTAGTTCAGCGCCATCTCAAGCTCGTCCTCGTCCAGGAGGAATGCCTCGCCGTCGGGAAAGACGAAGATGTCCAGGAAAAGGTCGAGCATCTCCAGATTGTTTCCCTCTCGCTTCGTGTAGGCCAGAACATCGATGTAGAGCCCCTTAAAGTTCCCTTCTTCGTCGTAGACCTTGAGGATGTCGTAGTTTTCCCCGACGAAGGCGAAGTAGATCATGTTGTAGCCGTTCCTGATGACCTCGACGCCGTTGACTCTGAGCGGGGCGAGCATGCCGGAGAAGCGGGACTTTGCGACTACAACGTTCCCTAGGTCGGCAACTACCTCGTCCTCCCTCTCCAAAACGCGATTGGGGATGCGTTTGTAGGTAAGGTGGATTTTTGGAGGCATGGTGCGGAATTTGACTTAACGCTTTTATACTTTCGTGTCCCAGTTGATTCGATGGGAGTGCGGAAACTCGGGGAGATAGAGGAGGTTCTCCGTCAACACAAGGGGGAACTCCGGGAGCGTTTTGGGGTTAGGAAGATAGCCATATTCGGTTCCTATGCCCGGGGCGAGGAGACAAAGCTCAGCGACGTCGATATTCTGGTGGAATTCGAAAGACCGATAGGCTGGGAGATAGTGGACCTCAAGGACTACCTCGAATCCCTGTTGGGGATAAAGGTTGACCTAATCACGAAAAACGCCGCAATGAGCAGGAAAGGGTTCTGGGAGCACATAAAAGGGGAGCTGGTCTATGTCTAAGCGTGATCCCTGCCTCTTCCTCAACGATATCCTGGAGGCGATAGAGAAAATTGAAGAATACCTTGATGGCTACGACTTCGAAACCTTTGTGAAGGATAGAAAAACCGTTGACGCAGTTCTAAGAAACCTTGAAATAATCGGAGAAGCTGCAAAGAACGTTCCGGAGGATATCCGGGAGAAGTATTCGTCCGTCCCTTGGAGAAGGGTAGTGGGCCTGAGAAACGTCGTTGTCCATCACTATTTTGGCGTCGATCTCTCCGTGGTGTGGGTTATCGTCAGCTCTCAAGTTGGAGGGCTAAAAGAAGAAGTGGAGAAGATACTTCTGGAGGAGTGCTAACTTCCGAAAATCAGCTCCCTAAGCTTATCCGGCAGCTCCTCAATCTTAACCCTTACCTGCTCCCTCGTGTCGCGATCCCTGATCGTTACCGTCCCATCTTCGGGCGTCTGGTTGTCAACGGTTACGCAGTAGGGTGTTCCAATCTCGTCGTAGCGCATGTACCTCCTCCCGACGGTGTCCTTCTCGTCGTAGACCGCTATGAAGCCGGCCTTCTGGAGGGTTCTGAAGATATCGTAGGCTATTCCCTTCAGCGGCTCCTTGGCGACCAGCGGGAGAATCGCGACCTCTATCGGCGCCATGTCCTTCTTAATCTTAAGGTACGTCCTGTCCTCTTCGATAACCAGCGAGTTCTCAAGGAGCAGGTAGAACGGCCTGTCTATTCCAAAGCTCGGCTCGAGGACGTGGGGAACGATTTTCTCTCCGGTTACCTTCTCCTCCACTTCCTTGATTATGAAGTCGTCCTTCTCAAGCTCGTAGCCCTCTATGGTTACTTTTCCGTCCTTATCGAGAAGCTCGACTACTTCGCGCTTCTTCTCCTCGTCCCAGCTCTGAATGATGTCGTTTATCCTCTTGGCGTCCTTCTTGAGCTTTGGCCCAACCCTCTTCATGTTGAGGCTCACTTTGAGGTGCTTGACTATCTTCGGCTCGTCGTAGTGGATGAGGACGGTCAGGTCAGCCCCGCTCATCTTCATGTGCTTGCTGAGGTCATAGTCTCCCCTGTTGGCTATACCGACGCACTCCACCCAGCCGAAGCGCTCGCTGTGGATTTCCGCGTCCCACGTGTCGCGGGAGTAGTGCGCTCTCTCCTCCGGGAGCTGCTGGCGGAAGCGTATCTTGTCCTCGGGGATGCCTATGTCGAGGAGAACCCTCTTGACCATGACCATGTAGTATGCGAAGAAGGTGTTCATGATGTAGCCCTTCTTCACGGCCTCCTCCGCCGTCATCTCGACCATCCCAAGCCCCTTGAGCTGGTGTTCAATCGGGTAGAGCCTCAGCTTTTCGTCCTTGACCTCGTCGAAGTGCGGGTGTTCGGTCTCCTTCGGGTTGAAGAATATCTCCGCCTCCGCCTGCGTGAACTCCCTGAGGCGGAGCATCCCCTGTCTCGGCGAGATCTCGTTGCGGTAGGCCTTCCCTATCTGGAAGACGCCGAAGGGAAGTTTGTTCCTCGCGAAGGCGTTTAACCTTCTGAAGTTGACGAATATTCCCTGTGCCGTCTCGGGCCTCAGATAGCCCTTCTGGTCGCCGTAGGGGCCTATCTTCGTCTCGAACATTAGGTTGAAGTACCAGACCTCGCCAAGCTCGCCGCCGCACTCGGGGCACTTTATGCCATGTTCGCGAATTAGCTCCGTGAGGTGATCGGCGCTCATTCCCTCGGTGTCTATTCCTAACGCTTCTTCAACGAGGTGGTCAGCCCTGAAGCGAGCGCCGCACTTTTTGCACTCAACGAGGGGATCAACGAACTTCTCGACGTGACCGCTCGCTATGAAGACCTTCTCCGGCGTTATGTCCGGTGTCTCAAGCTCGAAGAAGCCCTCCCTCTGGAAGGCCTCCCTTATCTTCCGCTCGATTTTACGCTTTATGGCCGCCCCGAGCGGGCCGTAGTCGTAGAATCCGCGTGAACCGCCATAGATCTCAAAACTACCCCAGGCAAAGCCTCTTCTCCTCATCAGATCCTGCAGAACCTCATACTTGTCGGGCTTTTCTCCCATCGCTCACCACCTGAAACTGGAGTAAGGACATTTCATAAAAAGCTTTTGGGAACACCGTTGGCAATTTGCCAAAGGGAGAAAGAAAAAGAAGAGAAAACTCAGCCCCTCTCCAGGATGATGACGCTAATAGGCGGCACCTCGATGGTGCCGGAAAGTGGATCTGAGGGGCTGTAATCCTCGGGCCAGATCACTTTCCATTCTCCCTGCGGAAGCTCCAGCGAGGCGGATTTCTTCCAGCTGTTGGCGACCACCAGAACCTCGTTATTGTGCCCCCTAAAGAAGGCCATCATTCCTCCCTCGGCGGTGTAGAACCTTATTGCACTGCTCCTGAGCGCTGGGGTGCCCCTTCTAAGTTCTGCCAGCGCCCTGTAGTGGTTCAGGACGTCCTTGTTGGCCTTATCCCACTGTATCGGGTAGCGCTGCTCATCGTAGTGGCCCTTGTCCCCGAGCAGTCCCCTCTCGTCCCCCTGGAAGGTGACAGGAGTCCCGGGCAGGGTGTAGAGGAGCGTTGAGAGGAGCTTGAGTCTCTGAATGGACTCGTCTGACGGCGTGTCGCCAAGGCTTCCCCCACCGAGATCCGTGAGGACCCTCGATGTGTCGTGCGAATCAACGAGGTTGAAGCCCATAGCAACGACGTTCTCGCCGTAGGAAGCATAGTAGCGTCCCATCAGCTTCATAGCGCTCTCTCCGCTGAGAAGACCCTTTGCGTAGTTCAGGAGTATGTCTCTTCCAAGGGCATAGTTCATGAGCGAGTCGAAGCGGTCTCCTTTAACCCACTCCGGGGAGAGCGTCCATATTTCGCCGACTAGATACGCGTCGGGCTTTTCTTCCTTGACTGCCTCTCTCAGCTCCGGGAAGAACGTCTCCGGGTCGAGGACCTCGTTCGGCACGTCGACCCTTATTCCATCGAAGCCGAACTTTATCCAGTGAACTGCGGCCCCTATGAGGTACTCCCTGACCTCTGGGTTGGATGTGTTGAGCTTTGGAAGGCTTCCGAAGCCCCACCAGCCGACGTAGGCGTTCCCATCGCCGAGCTTGAAGGGCCATTGCTTGATGAAGAACCAGTCCCAGTAGGGGCTTTCGTTACCCTTCTTCCAGACGTCGAGGAAGGCTGGATTCCCTATGCCGCAGTGATTGGGCACGAAGTCGAAGATTACCCTAATCCCCCTCTTGTGGGCTTCATTCAAGAACTCTCTCAGCTCCTCTTCGGTCCCGAACTTCGGGTCGAGCCTGTAGTAATCGTAGGTGTCGTAGCCGTGGGCGCTTCCGGAGAGGCTGATCGGGTTGAGGTAGATTATCGTGACGCCGAGGCTCTGGAGGTAGTCGAGCTTCTCAGTAATCCCCTTTATATCGCCGCCGAAGTACTGGTGGCAACAGTGGAGCGGGGTTATGGGGTCGCTCCAGTTGGAGAGGATCGGTTGGCCGGGATTGACTTGGTTCAGGATTAGCTCGTCGTGGTCTAAAGCGAGGACATCGTTGCTCTTATTGCCGTTGTTGAACCTGTCGGGGAATATCTGGTAGGTTATCCCGTTGCTCACCCACCCCAGCTGGGGGAATCTGTCAACACCGTCGAAGCTGAAGAAGGGGTTATCGCTCGTGTTCAGGACGGCGAACCTCTCACCATCGGGGGAGTTTATGAGAATGTAGTACTTCATCTCCTCAAATGGCGCCTCCGTACGCCATACTTCACCAAAATCCCACCAGACCTGGAGTTTCATCGTGTAGTTCCCGTGGTTTGTTACCAGAACCGCGGACTCAACGGTTCCCCTCTTCGCTTCGAGCCTTACCACAGTTCTGTTGTCTGCAATGCTGAGGTAGGCTGGATCGGCGGGATCGAACTCCACGTAGAAGGTCGTGCTCCCTTTGACGATCCTAACCGCGTTCTTCCCCCCGTAGCCGTCCGGGGCGTAATCATCTGCGTCAGGATCGTAGGGCCTTCCAGTACCATCGTCGGACATGTCCTTGACCCACTGGCCGTTGATGAAGTACTTGTACTCGTACCTTCCGGGGCGGAGACAGACCGTTAGCTCCCACGTGCCGTTTTCCAGCTTCATCGGCCACTCTCCCCAGTCGTTGAAGCTCCCGCGGAGGCTGAC
This window of the Thermococcus siculi genome carries:
- a CDS encoding phosphorylating glyceraldehyde-3-phosphate dehydrogenase, yielding MKVKVGVNGYGTIGKRVAYAVSKQDDMKLIGVTKTKPDFEAYRAKELGIPVYAASEEFLPRFEKAGFEVAGTLNDLLGEVDVIVDATPGGMGARNKALYEKAGVKAVFQGGEKASTAEVSFVAQANYEKALEKDYVRVVSCNTTGLTRTLSALQEYIDYVYAVMIRRAADPNDSKRGPVNAITPSVTVPSHHGPDVQTVIPINIETSAFIVPTTLMHVHSIMVELKKPITEKDVIDIFENTTRVLLFEKERGFDSTAQLIEFARDLHREWNNLYEIAVWKESISVRGNRLFYIQAVHQESDVVPENIDAIRAMFEMAEKWKSIKKTNRSLDILK
- a CDS encoding aromatic amino acid transport family protein, with the translated sequence MVVVKKLTLAEASAILIGTQIGAGVLGLPYAFREAGFAGIVVITAVGFLTLLTALFVLELAVHRGGTMTSLARATLGKVGGWLMLASISVLSYGALIAYIAGSGDILSSLTGVDGTAASVAFWLVMSAVVLMGLKASGEAELVLNFLLLGALAVAVALMLPKVRPANMIPANTGALVSGVGVAIFAYVSHMVVPEMYKGLGSVEKTKKAVLIGYLVPMGFYALFVLAFVGSLGKGTPQLATSALEGYYGGLGKVLGLVLPLAAISTSYIGIGFAQMDNLREAFNLDKRAAWLLTVLPPLAVYLAGLKSFVSALWLAGTFGGLLYAGILPVAMYLRTRNVHPPKCVRVPHGVAYLVGTVFLLVLVYSVVSVI
- a CDS encoding DUF167 domain-containing protein; translation: MGKFVKETKDGVLLLIHVQPKAKKNVIEGVDEWRGRLKVRIAAPPVEGKANKEVIKFFSKLLGADVSIVRGETSREKDLLIKGLSAEEVLKKLGL
- a CDS encoding DUF402 domain-containing protein, whose product is MPPKIHLTYKRIPNRVLEREDEVVADLGNVVVAKSRFSGMLAPLRVNGVEVIRNGYNMIYFAFVGENYDILKVYDEEGNFKGLYIDVLAYTKREGNNLEMLDLFLDIFVFPDGEAFLLDEDELEMALNYGLIDKETFDFAYSVANGILEKLKRKEFPPEIVWEYDWRD
- a CDS encoding nucleotidyltransferase family protein, with protein sequence MGVRKLGEIEEVLRQHKGELRERFGVRKIAIFGSYARGEETKLSDVDILVEFERPIGWEIVDLKDYLESLLGIKVDLITKNAAMSRKGFWEHIKGELVYV
- a CDS encoding HepT-like ribonuclease domain-containing protein: MSKRDPCLFLNDILEAIEKIEEYLDGYDFETFVKDRKTVDAVLRNLEIIGEAAKNVPEDIREKYSSVPWRRVVGLRNVVVHHYFGVDLSVVWVIVSSQVGGLKEEVEKILLEEC
- the glyS gene encoding glycine--tRNA ligase, yielding MGEKPDKYEVLQDLMRRRGFAWGSFEIYGGSRGFYDYGPLGAAIKRKIERKIREAFQREGFFELETPDITPEKVFIASGHVEKFVDPLVECKKCGARFRADHLVEEALGIDTEGMSADHLTELIREHGIKCPECGGELGEVWYFNLMFETKIGPYGDQKGYLRPETAQGIFVNFRRLNAFARNKLPFGVFQIGKAYRNEISPRQGMLRLREFTQAEAEIFFNPKETEHPHFDEVKDEKLRLYPIEHQLKGLGMVEMTAEEAVKKGYIMNTFFAYYMVMVKRVLLDIGIPEDKIRFRQQLPEERAHYSRDTWDAEIHSERFGWVECVGIANRGDYDLSKHMKMSGADLTVLIHYDEPKIVKHLKVSLNMKRVGPKLKKDAKRINDIIQSWDEEKKREVVELLDKDGKVTIEGYELEKDDFIIKEVEEKVTGEKIVPHVLEPSFGIDRPFYLLLENSLVIEEDRTYLKIKKDMAPIEVAILPLVAKEPLKGIAYDIFRTLQKAGFIAVYDEKDTVGRRYMRYDEIGTPYCVTVDNQTPEDGTVTIRDRDTREQVRVKIEELPDKLRELIFGS
- a CDS encoding alpha-amylase family glycosyl hydrolase: MKRGGLLLVLLLLVAAVSGCISPSGTPTTTPSQSLTTTSSTPSPTTTTTQAPPEEPELPAGNYTPIYTGTGKSCPSGRVPVKFTYNPGNKTVKSVSLRGSFNDWGEWPMKLENGTWELTVCLRPGRYEYKYFINGQWVKDMSDDGTGRPYDPDADDYAPDGYGGKNAVRIVKGSTTFYVEFDPADPAYLSIADNRTVVRLEAKRGTVESAVLVTNHGNYTMKLQVWWDFGEVWRTEAPFEEMKYYILINSPDGERFAVLNTSDNPFFSFDGVDRFPQLGWVSNGITYQIFPDRFNNGNKSNDVLALDHDELILNQVNPGQPILSNWSDPITPLHCCHQYFGGDIKGITEKLDYLQSLGVTIIYLNPISLSGSAHGYDTYDYYRLDPKFGTEEELREFLNEAHKRGIRVIFDFVPNHCGIGNPAFLDVWKKGNESPYWDWFFIKQWPFKLGDGNAYVGWWGFGSLPKLNTSNPEVREYLIGAAVHWIKFGFDGIRVDVPNEVLDPETFFPELREAVKEEKPDAYLVGEIWTLSPEWVKGDRFDSLMNYALGRDILLNYAKGLLSGESAMKLMGRYYASYGENVVAMGFNLVDSHDTSRVLTDLGGGSLGDTPSDESIQRLKLLSTLLYTLPGTPVTFQGDERGLLGDKGHYDEQRYPIQWDKANKDVLNHYRALAELRRGTPALRSSAIRFYTAEGGMMAFFRGHNNEVLVVANSWKKSASLELPQGEWKVIWPEDYSPSDPLSGTIEVPPISVIILERG